The Stegostoma tigrinum isolate sSteTig4 chromosome 9, sSteTig4.hap1, whole genome shotgun sequence genome segment acactttgttatttcggattctccagcatctgcagttcccattatctcccttaCTAATTTATTTTCCTGCTCGGAAAACCCCTACGTCCTTGCAAATTTCCATTCCATCTCCCTTTCCTCTCCAATGTGCTTATGTTGTTGCCTCGCCAATTTGTGTCTCTATTCCCTGGAACCCCATGGTTAAATCCTTCCAATCTGATTTCCTCCCCTGCCATGCCAATGTGGCACATGATAAAGTCACGCAATACCCTGTGACTGTAACAAAGGTAAATTGTTCCTCCCTCCTTTCCTCATGTCTGTAGCATGATCATGGAAGGTTTCTTAGCAACAGCTTTTGAACTGTTAGTTTTCTGTTTTGTGATAGACTGAGAGTGGGGCAGTTTGAAAgagaccctccaagcctgtagcAAAGAAAAGCTAGTCTCTTTTCTGTAAACAGTTCGTATTTGTGGAAAGTTTTGCAAAGAATCAGGGTATGTGCTTGCACACTCACTTTCTTTAGCTACATTTCTTCCCCTCTCCACCTGTAGTTTTGTCAACAGAATATATAGTTCCACTTTTGCCCAATTATAGCTAGTACAGTAATGAGTTTCATAAATTTAGGTATTGCACATTCTGGGAGATTGCGTGCTCTGTCTCGCGCACGGTCTCTCCCTTATTTTCTGAATTACTCTTCAGGTATCCACGGATTGATAAAGAGTCATTGCTCCCTATAGCCAAGGGATTATCTGTGTCTGGGGACAACGCTGAGGCCTGGTATCCACCAGGTCATGGAGATATTTATGCCAGCTTCTACAACTCTGGATTATTGCACACCTTTCTGCAAGAGGGCAAGGAATATGTTTTTGTATCTAACATTGATAATCTGGGAGCAACAGTTGATCTTAACATTCTTCGCCACCTTTTGAATCCGCCAAATGGAAGACGGTGTGAATTTCTTATGGAAGTAACTGACAAGACAAGAGCAGATGTTAAGGTAATTTGATGGTGTTATATAAAGATTGCTTGGAATCAACCTGCTTCTGTTTGGTAAACCTACATTattaatgttttctttaaaaacaaacactTACACTTTTGCTGGTTCGTTTCGGTAGTTCTTACCTATTAATGAACAAGGAACTGCCCAGAATAAGGATGAGGCAAAACCCCATTAAGCATTTGTTGCTAGTAAATTCTAATCTGCACTCATCAATAAACGTTTGCTGCTATATTCAGCCATGCAGTTACCTCGTCTTGACTGTCATGGAGATGAAAGTTAATAAATCTAATTTAGTCTGAGTGTATTCGAAAAAAATTTCATACTTTAAAGGCTGAGAGTTGCTACAATATTGCAAACTCTAAAATGCAGTACTGCAAATAACCCATGATCTGTAAACTCAATACTGATTAAATTCAgtggagttccagaattttattttgtgggatgtggcatcactggcatagccagcatttactgcccatccctaattgtcctggagaagatggtggtgagctgccttgttgaacccaGTGCAAGTAGTGTAAATCCACAGTGCTGTCGGGGAAGaagctccaggattttaactccatgactctgaaggaacagtgacatattccaaggcaggatggagagtggcttggaCAGGAATTTGCAGGCAGTGGCATTCCCATACATCTTTTGTCCTTCGTCCTTGTACGTGATGGTGGATGTTAGCATTCTTTTAACAGAATTAGATACTAAGTACCTAGGGGTTAAAGGTAACCAATCAAACAGATGTTGTGAACTACTTAGTTAATTGTAGGTGCTCTCATAGGGCTCTTGTGGCCTTGTGTTATCTATCTCTAAGCCAGAAggctggggttcaagtcccaactgtcTAGATGTACGTTACAATATGTGCACACAGGTTGCTTGCAAAATAAATGACAAAGAGGGCCCCTGATGGGTTATGCTTGTAAGTTGTTCAagattcttgtggtacagtggtagtagTGCTTTCTCTGAGCTAGAAGATGTGGGTTCAGGTCCTATTTTATCCCAGAGGTGtgctttagaatcatagaatccctacagtgcaggaagaggctatttggcccatcaagtctgcactgacctccgagtatctcacccagacccatctttttcctgtaaccccacatttagcagggccaatccacctagcctgcacatctttggactatgggaggacactcacgcagacatgaggaggatgtgcaaactccccccagactgttgcccgagggtggaattgaacctgggtccctggtgataggcagcacagtggcccaatggttagcactgctgcctcaatcAGTCTGTTCGGATATGTTTCAAAATAATGGATTTAAATATATAAAGTAAGTTATTGAGCAGGTAGCTAGATCTTATGTTGTGTCTaaggtttttgagtagatttggagcacgggttgtggatgttgtggttggctggctcgctgagctggtatGTTATTTcgtagatgtttcattaccctacaGGGTAATGTCATTAgtactgcagcaacatggaactatgtCAAAAAGGAGAGTACCTcctccaagtgttcaaggataatggatacccaaacaactgggtcagaagatgtctATCACAggaacaacaacaggaagatactgcacaccacgacacactcatcatgctaccaTACATCAGGAACGTgtcggaactgacaacaagactgcTATGACCACTGGTgcttttccttatccatgtggatggaagtgagtgagtattggttgtgtccttttgttgctagttggtgggaaaacacaacagcactgtGGATTTACACTACTTGCACtgggttcaacaaggcagctcaccaccatcttctccaggacaattagggatgggcagtaaatgctggctatgccagtgatgccacatcccacaaaataaatacttatactctggtgtctgttgaggtgtattacctcacttccagttttcttttGCAGTTGAGTATATATAGGGAGTAgctcaatgtatttgttgatggccttcttagtggagaaccaggcctctaggaattcccatgcttgtttctggttggcctgtcctaggatcctagtgttgtcccaatcgaactggtgcttttccttatccatgtggatggaagtgagtgagtattggttgtgtccttttgttgctagttggtgttcatgtactcatgtggctaattttcttcctatctgtccaatataatgtttcttgcagtctttgcTAGGAATCTTTTTATAACGTTGGTTCTGTCTGTAGTGGGTAACGGGCCTTTGGTTCAGGTAAGCAGTTGACGTCGGGTTGTTGTGAGTTTGtatgctactctgatgcccagtggtcatagcagtccaaaattggtggtgattggacagtgaagaaggttacttgaTCTGATGGActtgagaagtggtagatggagtttaatttggataaatgtgaggtgttgcattagCTGTATAAATCCTTACCAAAATCCTAGTGCCCTAGgcagtattgctgaacaaagacctagggatgcaggtacatagttccttgaaagtgaagtcacagatagacagggtggcaAGGAAGACATATGGTACACtagccttcattggtcaatgcattgagtatgggagttaggATATCATGTTGTgtctctacaggacattggttatgtCACTTCTAGACTACagtattcagttctggtttccttgctattggaaagatgttattaaacttgaaatggttttagaaaaaaaaattacaagcatgttgccagggttgggggggtttgagctatggggagaggctgaataggctggggctattattcctggagcactggaggctgtggggtgaccttatagaggtttataaaatcatgagggatatggttAGGGAGATTAGCCAGGTCTTTTCGcaagtttaagttgagaggaaagatttaaaagggacataaggggcaactgtttcatgcagagggtggcatgtGTATTGAACAaggagccagaggatgtggtggacatgggtacagttacaacagttaaaatgggtacatgaataggcagtgtttaaaaggatatggactgaatgctggcaaatggatcttgtttaggatatctggtcggcatagatcATGACCCTTTAAGAGAAGTCATTTCTCTTCttttctattttaaatctgccatccttagcctAAAACTCTTGTTCTAtattgtcccacaaggggaaacatccactgtatgtctactttgtcaatcccctttgcTTGTATACCTTAATTAGATGTCCTatcgttcttctaaacttgagagtatcagcctaaactgctcaatttgTCCTTGTAAGACAAGTCTTTTTATCTCTGGAGTTAATCTAGTGAAGCttcactgaactgcttcaaatgtaattacatccttcctcaagtaaggggaccaaaactatacacagcacTCCAAGGCACTGTCTTATCAATGCCTTGTACTATTGCAGCAACACTTCTCTTCTTTTACCctccattcctttagcaatagataccaaaattccatttgccttattACCTGCATATAGCTTTCTACAATTTGTGCACAagtacacctagatccctctgcaccaaagcttttgaagtttctctccattgaaTAAGTTGTCTTTTTATTCCTGTGACCAAAATGGATAAAGGTTGGCCCAGCCAGTGTGCTCACTACCTGCGGGAATCATTGTTCAATATTTCAAATGGTTAATTATTTCCAAATTAATGTTGCTTACTTGCCATATAACCAGCATTGAATTAATTATTTTGTGGTAAAATGTAATCTTTACCTTGCTTATTTCAAAGCAGTTATGTTGCATTTCTCGATCGGGctgaagatgttgcaggcaatctCAACATTGATTTTGATTCATGCTTGCTGTCATATTGTGTTAAGTTTGTCATGGTTATATTTTTATGGAATTAGTGTTTTGTATTCTTCaagaatagaaagaaaaaaaataatttgAGTTGTCTGTTGTGCGAAAGTGGCATGATTCTGatcaggagatagtaggaactgccatgctggagaatctgagataacacggtgtgaagctggatgaacacattctGATCAAGCTTTTGCTCTACAGGGAGGAACCCTTATTCAGTATGACGGTAAACTCCGACTGTTGGAAATAGCTCAAGTGCCAAAAGCACATGTTGATGAGTTTAAATCAGTCACCAAGTTCAAGATATTCAACACCAATAACCTGTGGATTTCTTTGGCTGCAATCGAAAGGCTACAAAAGGAAAATGCTATTAACATGGAAATCATTTTAAACCCGAAGGTAATGTTATTTATAAATACACTTGCAGGTATGTGGATCCTTGTTTTGCACCATAACACTGAACTCTACTTATTCCACCAAATAGCTGCATGACTCTTAAGATATCCAGCCGAACTGTTGAAGAAAGCTGggtgtagaggcagaaacccGTAACGTTGTTGGAGGATTTAGGtgtgcatttgcaatgccaaGGAAGAGaggctatgggctaagtgctggaaaatgggattataaATAAGTGGTAGTTTCTGATTAGTGCTGATTCATGGGCTGTAGGGCCCTTTCCTATGCTGTAGGTCTCAATGACTTCCACCCTTCCTCCACACTCTCCATCCTTCAGTGCTACCATCTGGATTAATACAACTAAGCATCAGGGTTTCATAGTAATTCTTTCATAACAACGTTCTTTAATAGCTTTTATATAAGTTTCCCTCATTTTCTACtttggaatattttaaaatttgtagaATTTCAAGTCATTTTGTAACGTTACAGTAACACAtttcatgactttttttaaaaaggtcacTTTTACTAAATGCTGATTTTGTGTCAGACTGATTTTACATATACATCTTATTTTGGTTTGGTGCTAGTGAACTAATTTCCATCATGACCGGTCGTGCATTGAAACACACCAGGACATTAGCATTTACCACCTGTCTGAACAGTACTGAGGAGGTGCTGTATTTCTCATGAGATGCCAGAATAAGGTGAATGCAAGAGACTTGAGGGCAGAGGAATTTTCCCAGttgatttgacttattgtagTGACAAGCACCTAAGAACAGTGAAAaactttttgttttgcaagcagtacaggcagatcatagggtgattgtcCTGACCATCACGTCCTGCAAATTTATGAAAAAAACACCAAATACCAACTAATTAGTCATTTATCTCTCTATTTCTTGTATCCTGCTGTATCACAATGAGTATTCTCAAAGTAATTCATTGATTTGAAGCCCTTCAGGATGTTTTGGTGATCATATCATGTTGTTGGTTTTCTATACCAATACGTTGAGAAACCAACCAGAGAACATTACATCCTAGATTGAGGATTCCATAATGAGAATGGAATAATTAGCGGTCTAGTTTGGGCAATCTCTTTCAGAAGAGTAACGATAACAtgatgatagaattcttcatttaAGATTGAGAGTGTTGGAGTTGATTCTAAGACGAGGATCTAGAATCTAATTGAAGGAAGCTACAGGGGTATGAGGTAGAGCTTGCTATGATGAATTGGTAacgttacttaaagggatgatggTGAATAGGCAATGGCAAGCATTTAAAGTGTACACAGAGGAGCCAAAACAATTATTCATTCCTATCTGAGAAATAAACAAAACAGGAAAGGTGGCATAACCAGGTCTGACAAGGGAAGTTATGGATAGCGTTTCATCCAATGGAAAGACATAAATTAACCAGAtgattgggagcagtttaaatttcagcaaagaaggacaaaGTGATTGATTtgaagaaggggaaaatagagtaGGAGAGTAAGCTTGTGGGAATGTACAAACATTGTAAAAGCTTCTGTAGGTACATTAAGAGAAAAAGGTTAATCAGGACAAATATAGGTCCCTTACAGTCAGGAACAGGGGAAGGTATACTTGGGACAGTGTTGGCAGATCAATTAAATGATTGATTTTGGTTCTGCCCTCGTACAGGAGCACACCAATAATGTCTCAAGAAAGTTGGAGAACGCAGGGTTTACTGAGAcggaggaactgaagaaaatcagAATTAGTGTGGAAATGGGAATTTGATGGGATTAAAAGACAATAATCTACAACCCAGAGTGAAATAGTGGATGTATTGGTGGTCTGCTCATACAGACTCTGGAGCAATTCCAATGGATTAGAGAGTAGCAAATGTAACccctgtatgtttttttttaagaaaaaggggTAGAAAGAAAATGGGAATTACAGACCCGTTAGCCAGGCAGTAGTACTTGAGAAAATGCTTGAGTCTCTTTGTAAAAGATTTAGATGCGGAGCACTTGGGAAAACAGTGGCAAATGcggcaggcagtgaagaaagtaaatggtgtgttggccttcaaAGCGAGAGATTCAAGTATAGGAATAGGGatatcttgctacaattgtacggggccttggtgagaccgtacctagcatattgtttgcagtttggtctcctttgCTGAGGATGGATGTTCTTTCTATGGACGGAGTACAACAGAAGTTTActagactaattcctgggatgcaGGACTGATGTATAAAGGGAATCTCAATCACTTAGGACTATATTTACCTGAGTTTAGAAGAAcagggtgatctcattgaaattatAAAAAGATTAGATGACGAGCAgaaaagatgttcctgatgactggggaatcCAGGACCAGGAGTCCAGCCtaaggataggccatttaggattgagatgaagagaagtTTCATCCAGAGTATATTGAGCAAAAAGAGATTGagagcaaaacattgaatgtttacgTTCTTGAAAACATTCTTCTTAGGGCATCCAGGATCAGCGGGTATGGGGACAAAATGGAgacagggcactgagttggatgatcagctatgatcacagTGAATGCTAGAGTCGAATGCCCCActtctcctattttctacatttcaattaTGCAGCTTCTTTCAATATTAACTTCTGCTTCTAAAGATCATAACAATATTAGTGCTTGGTGACATATACAAGTCAGATTTATAAATGATTGGCATGTGAATaaaggaggtatagttagtaagtttgcagatgacaccaaaatttggaggtgtagtgggcagtgaagaaggttacctccagagtacaatgggagcttgatcagatgggacaaaaGGCAGCAGATTGGCAGATGTCGTttaagtaaatgtgaggtgctacattttggtaaggcaaatcagggcaggatttacacaacttaatggtaagatcctggggcgTACTGCGAACgaaggaccttggagtgcaagttcatcgTTCtcaaaagtggagttgcaggtagacagggcggtgaaaaTGCTAGCCTTTATTGTTGGTGCATtgagtttggaggtcatgttgcagctgtacagaacactggttaggccactgttggaatactgcgttcaattctggtctccttactattggaaagattttgttaaacttgaagaGGGTCACAAAAGagttacaagaatgttgccacggttggagggtttgaatagAAAGAGggtgaacaggctggggctattttatcTGGAGCGTTcgaaactgaggggtgaccttttatggaggttctataaaatcatgaggggtatagttagggtcaaggtctttttcccatggtgggggggggggtttaaacctagaggtcataggtttaaggtgagaggaaagatttgaaagggacataaggggcagatttttcacacagaggctggtgcgtatatggaatgagctgctagagtaagtggtggtggctggtacaattacaacattgtaaaaggcatctggataaggAGTGGTTTAAGAGGGACTTGGACAAAATGCTGGATTTTagctagatttatgtaggatatctgttcagcatggaccagttggatcaaaggttctgtttccatgctgtacaggtcTGACTAAGTTTTGTTTAATACTGTGGGGAATTATTCTAATTCCAGGTTGTTGTAGTTAAATATAAATTGTTCTTTTTCAACAGACGTTGGATGATGGCCGAAATGTGATTCAGCTGGAGACAGCTGTTGGTGCAGCCATTAAGTGCTTTGAGAATGCTCTAGGTATTAATGTGCCACGCAGCCGCTTCCTGCCTGTGAAGACCACCTCTGACCTGATGCTGGTGATGTCCAACCTATACAGCCTTAATGCAGGATCCCTGACAATGAGTGAAAAAAGAGAATTCCGAACAGTGCCGTTGGTTAAGTTGGGCAGCTCCTTTACTAAGGTAATGTGTTCTGTAGATACCAGTTAAATACAATGAACCATCTGTTGTCTTTGTACCACTTTAAATCCAGTATCATGTTCAGCTTTTACATGATTAGGATCAGAAGCCCTGCTGATCTAATTTGCTTTAAGTGCCTACTCTTACTTGATTAATATTTTCCAATTTAGTAAACAAGTGCTTAGAAATTATTTCGAAAACCATAGTTTTAATTAGCATAAATACTGGTCATTTCCTATATCAAGATCCAACTTTCAAAGTTTAACGAACTCACTTGAATcctgacccaggttcaatttatTGTTCTTGGTACCAAGATTTGTTTggttcagattagattagattccctacagggtggaaccAGTGGCATCGTAAACCAGCTGCTGTCAGCTGTATAGAATGGAAGGTCCCGTCCAATCCTAATTTAGAActctggaaacactcagcaggtcaagtagcctgtgaagaaagaaacagaattaacgtttcaggtctttGACTTTTTTTAATTGGATTTCTGCATAAGCACCCTTTTTGATTGGAGGATAACTAGATAATGACAAATAGAAAATCTTTTTATTCAAGTGAATCCCTTCTGCACATTCCTAATCACACGGACTTTGGAATGAATTGGGAATGTCCTTTGTACATTCTGGGCTGAGACAGGCTGAACCAGTAATAAACCAAGATTAAACTTCGGGTTTTTCTTATTGGTTGACAGTTTCACAGAGCTCACTGCAATTAACCACCGGAGGAGATGGTAATTTGGCTGGGGAGTAGGAAGATTTCCTCCGAATACGCTGAGCTTTttaagcaatttctgttcttgtttctgatttacggcatccatagttatttcagtttttatttttccaATTATATGATGACTGACCGTGATGCAATACCTCTGATGTTTAACTGTCACCTTGTAAATTGACTGTGGACACTGAGTATTTCACCTATATAGTTAGCATTTATTTTATTGAGGAAATCTGAACATAGAACTGCTCTTAGCAGAGCTTTGTTCTACAGTTTCTCGAAGAGGCTGATCTAATCTGGTGCGGGGATGGGTAAGAGGTTCACTGCTACTCTAGCTTGCTGTAGTAATACTGTATTGTTGACCTAGTGCTAATTTAATGGAGAGGGTTTATAACCCTGCTGTGTGTTCACTGCTAAATACAACAGACCATATATGAAAGCAACTCAAAGACTTGATTATTTTTGACCAGGTACAAGATTACCTGAAGAGACTGGAGAGTATACCAGATATACTGGAACTGGATCACCTTACTGTTTCAGGGGATGTCACTTTTGGGAAGCAAGTTATATTGAAGGtcagtaaaggaattaaatgtGTTGAAACTTTGTATTTAATTGTGTTAAATTCTTCTAAGTCACTACTACAGAATTTTGTAACAATCTAGGCAGGCAAGCTGTTGATTCACTTTTCCTTCCATTAGAAGACAAAGTAATTGAGTAGCTTCTGGTTTTTAGAAAAACATGaccctagaccctaggcccgaaacgtcagcttttgtgctcctgagatgctgctgggcctgctgtgttcatccagctccacactttattatcttatgtcAGTGTGGGTGATTGCGATTTAAATATCATTGGCACCAGACACAGTGGATATCCCTTAAACCCATGTACCTGCAACACAGACTTTAGTATCTTATATCTGTAAGTAAAACTGGATAAttggtgatggacaataaatgctggtcagcaaGTGAAGCCTACATCTGAATGAATAGAAACATACATTTGTTGGGTGATTAAATTCAGGCAGACTACTAACGTGAGTATAATGTGGCTCAAAAACAGCATTATCTATAGACGAGATGCAAAAACAGTAATGTTAGGGCTGGAGAAATGGGGTTGTCTTATACAGTAAGTTTATTTGTAGGTGAACAATTATTTTGGACATCATGCTGGATGAGAGTATTACTGGTCAGGATCCCAAAGGAGACTTCTATGCTCTGTGAATAGTGCAGTGGGGCTTTTTCTATCCATCTGAGGGACGATGGGATCTTAAATTATTTCATGGAAGATCAAAATTATCTATTGTAGAGAAAGAAAATAATGGTAACTTAATGTCACAGCTTGGGATTGAGAAATTTTGGGGTATCGCTGATATAAATAGACATGGTACCACATTGGGAATGGGAAGTAAATGTACCTGTGAAGTGCGCTGTTCAGGTAAAACCAGAATCCTAATATGGTACAGTGAGATAGATGTAACAATATTTCCAGAATATtattggcatttttaaaattgattaatACTAAGATACTTTGAATAACTTGATTTTTAGCTTGTGCATCTTTAATGacatctattttctgtatttaggGAACAGTTATAATCATTGCAAATCATGGTGATAGGATTGACATACCTCCTGGAGCTGtattggaaaataaaattgtttcTGGTAATCTACGAATTCTGGACCACTAGAAGGGATGTTTATGATGCTAGCCTATTGAAAGTGCTTCATTTTATCATATGTATGAATCACATGGGTGACTCATCATCATTTTATGTGCATTAAATTGCTTAGAGTACATGCTAGCTTTAGGTGTGAAATGACTTAACTCTTCCAGGTAGATGTTTTCAAATGTTTACTGTGTTAAAATATATTTTGCCATCTtttgtgaaaattttaaaatcatggcCTGCAGAGAACTCTGTACACTTGTATTTAAAACAGCCCGATGTTGAAATGCGACTGAATTTTGTTTTTTCCACAAAATTATAAATTCAGTCTGGTTCTTAAAAATAATTCAGCCTTGTATAAAATTGTTCCTGCATTGAAGTGGTTGGAAGTTTATGTTCAAAGCTGGTACATACTTTATACCCTGTCTTTGAACGATAATAAAGTGCAATGTGAAaactggtgttttttttaaaatgctctgCTGAAGGTTTGCTAATTGTTGGCAATAACCCCTAAGGGACTGGCCTTTAATGACCTCAACGTTAACTCTGGATCCTAAAGCCATCAGATCAATTGTAGTCATAGAAACCAGCTCCTGCCCTCCCTCAGCAAATGAACGAGTATACCTTCATGTTTAACACCACTTGGAAGGAGTACTGAGGGTAGACTTCAATATTCATCATAAACAGGCTCCATATTGCTGGGAGGAGTCAGAGGCAACCTACCTCACCTCACTGTCCCCAACCTAGTCTCTGAATGCTCTAACTGAATTGAATACATGAGCTGAAAAAAAATAGGAAAATTAGACCTTAATGCTTACTGTGCTGTTGAGTAAGATGCTGGCTGATCTGTCATTCTTATCATCCTGCTGTGCCGCTGTAATGCTTGTTGGTGTCACTCACTGATGTAACACAGAACGGAGAAGAATGACATGTTCAGCAAATGCAGGTGTATGTGTAAGACATAAATAACAAGTAGCTGATTTCTATTCATCGCCAGTGCTGAGTTAGAGGAACTTTCCAGCACTTAACTAGTGCTTTGTGTAATACTCTGCTGTCCAACTTCTACATTTCCAGCAGTCTGAATAATTTAAGGCTAAAATTGCTAACCTTTGCCAGGAATGTGTTGCTTCAGGGAAAAACATTACAGGAACATCTTTGGAAATAGTAAGGGGGAGGAAAAAAACCTGAAAGGCTGACAGCCATCTTTTGAGCTGAAGTCTTTTGTCATTTATAGTATATAGATA includes the following:
- the ugp2b gene encoding UDP-glucose pyrophosphorylase 2b isoform X3, whose protein sequence is MSKGISAQFECQELESTMGKELTRLLQAASPSEQEQMKKDIEGFQKLFRSLLQRRGPSVEWEKIQKAPEDSIQSYDKIQTQGLLGDVPPLLSKLVVVKLNGGLGTSMGCKGPKSLISVRNENTFLDLTVLQIEHLNRTYGTDVPLVLMNSFNTDEDTKKILQKYRQSRVKIYTFNQSRYPRIDKESLLPIAKGLSVSGDNAEAWYPPGHGDIYASFYNSGLLHTFLQEGKEYVFVSNIDNLGATVDLNILRHLLNPPNGRRCEFLMEVTDKTRADVKGGTLIQYDGKLRLLEIAQVPKAHVDEFKSVTKFKIFNTNNLWISLAAIERLQKENAINMEIILNPKTLDDGRNVIQLETAVGAAIKCFENALGINVPRSRFLPVKTTSDLMLVMSNLYSLNAGSLTMSEKREFRTVPLVKLGSSFTKVQDYLKRLESIPDILELDHLTVSGDVTFGKQVILKGTVIIIANHGDRIDIPPGAVLENKIVSGNLRILDH
- the ugp2b gene encoding UDP-glucose pyrophosphorylase 2b isoform X1, whose protein sequence is MATGESGARGASTRPPTPLPPAPSHLPLGVSLPSVFTTTMSKGISAQFECQELESTMGKELTRLLQAASPSEQEQMKKDIEGFQKLFRSLLQRRGPSVEWEKIQKAPEDSIQSYDKIQTQGLLGDVPPLLSKLVVVKLNGGLGTSMGCKGPKSLISVRNENTFLDLTVLQIEHLNRTYGTDVPLVLMNSFNTDEDTKKILQKYRQSRVKIYTFNQSRYPRIDKESLLPIAKGLSVSGDNAEAWYPPGHGDIYASFYNSGLLHTFLQEGKEYVFVSNIDNLGATVDLNILRHLLNPPNGRRCEFLMEVTDKTRADVKGGTLIQYDGKLRLLEIAQVPKAHVDEFKSVTKFKIFNTNNLWISLAAIERLQKENAINMEIILNPKTLDDGRNVIQLETAVGAAIKCFENALGINVPRSRFLPVKTTSDLMLVMSNLYSLNAGSLTMSEKREFRTVPLVKLGSSFTKVQDYLKRLESIPDILELDHLTVSGDVTFGKQVILKGTVIIIANHGDRIDIPPGAVLENKIVSGNLRILDH
- the ugp2b gene encoding UDP-glucose pyrophosphorylase 2b isoform X2 — encoded protein: MATGVSLPSVFTTTMSKGISAQFECQELESTMGKELTRLLQAASPSEQEQMKKDIEGFQKLFRSLLQRRGPSVEWEKIQKAPEDSIQSYDKIQTQGLLGDVPPLLSKLVVVKLNGGLGTSMGCKGPKSLISVRNENTFLDLTVLQIEHLNRTYGTDVPLVLMNSFNTDEDTKKILQKYRQSRVKIYTFNQSRYPRIDKESLLPIAKGLSVSGDNAEAWYPPGHGDIYASFYNSGLLHTFLQEGKEYVFVSNIDNLGATVDLNILRHLLNPPNGRRCEFLMEVTDKTRADVKGGTLIQYDGKLRLLEIAQVPKAHVDEFKSVTKFKIFNTNNLWISLAAIERLQKENAINMEIILNPKTLDDGRNVIQLETAVGAAIKCFENALGINVPRSRFLPVKTTSDLMLVMSNLYSLNAGSLTMSEKREFRTVPLVKLGSSFTKVQDYLKRLESIPDILELDHLTVSGDVTFGKQVILKGTVIIIANHGDRIDIPPGAVLENKIVSGNLRILDH